Below is a window of Candidatus Syntrophosphaera sp. DNA.
TCATAAAGGTCTCCAGTGGTCATTGTTGTCAGTGGGGCAAATTTCCTGGCCCCGGGCCTGATGTCAAGGGAAAGCGGCTTGCGAAGAGTCAAGCACAGCTCACGGGGCAATTTTTCATTGACAGCAGGCGCCTTTCCGGAAGTGGTGGTTGGAGAAGATGAAAATTGGAAAGAGGACTCCATTAATGAAAGCAGATACAACCCAGCGCTGGCGCCGGATCGTCCAGATCCTGAGTTTCTCGCTGGCTGGGGGATTTTTGGCCCTGGTGGTCGCCGGCGGAAGCTACGTCATCCATCAGGCCTGCCCTTACGCCGTGGTCTGTTTCGGCTTGAGCGGAAGCAACTTCCTGAATTTGGGCAGGCTGGCCATGGCCGGGGCGATCATCTTCGGCTTCGCGGTTCTGGTCCATTCAATGTTTTACGGCCGGCGTTTCTGCGCCTGGCTCTGTCCCCTGGGAAGCCTGCAGGAGTGGATCTTTTCCCTGCGCGGCCAGAAGTACCGGATGCAGCACAGGGCTCCCTTTTACGTCGATCGCAGGCTGGCTTTCCTCAAATACCTGGTTCTGGCTGTGACGGTGGTTTTGACGGTCATCGGACTGGGCTACATCTTCATCCGCCTCTGCCCCTTTTATTCCCTGTCCATGCTGCCCAGGCTGGCCATTCCAGGTTTGGCGGTTCTGGGCATCATCGTTTTGCAATCCTTTTTCGGAGAGCGCCAGTGGTGCCGCTTTCTCTGCCCCTATGCCGCTTTGCTGAATGTTTTCCAGTGGATCGGCGAGCTTATCGGAATCCGCAGGAAAAAGATCCGGCGCAATCTGGAACGCTGCACGGACTGCGGAATGTGCAGCCTCAATTGCCCCATGAACATCGAT
It encodes the following:
- a CDS encoding 4Fe-4S binding protein, with product MKADTTQRWRRIVQILSFSLAGGFLALVVAGGSYVIHQACPYAVVCFGLSGSNFLNLGRLAMAGAIIFGFAVLVHSMFYGRRFCAWLCPLGSLQEWIFSLRGQKYRMQHRAPFYVDRRLAFLKYLVLAVTVVLTVIGLGYIFIRLCPFYSLSMLPRLAIPGLAVLGIIVLQSFFGERQWCRFLCPYAALLNVFQWIGELIGIRRKKIRRNLERCTDCGMCSLNCPMNIDICASEYVHDRNCIHCWICAQKCPKQGTCNEECECEE